The following is a genomic window from Microtus pennsylvanicus isolate mMicPen1 chromosome 3, mMicPen1.hap1, whole genome shotgun sequence.
AAACAGCTGAGGGATATCTCAGGAAGGGGAAGTTACCCCCTGGTCCCCAAATGGTATAAGGCACAAATCTTGGAGGCAACTAGATTCCatccaaaacataaaaaagaaaaaagaaaaaaagaaaaaaccacatTTTGAAACAGAAAACTTAGATTCCAGGTCTACTGTGACTCTGCTTGGGCCTGGCTGACACTCACCTAACACCACAGGGGCCAGCATTAGGGAAGTTGCACttggagaaggggaaaaaaaagaaaaaaaaaccaacccccccaaaccaaaacccaacaaaaacaaaatgggagGGCCAGCCCGAAGTCCCAGCTGTGAAGAGGCGTGAAGGACGGCGTCTCCAGTCGGAACATGTTCGTtacagttaattttttaaaaaaagttgggCTTTTGAAAACCCAAACCAGCTTTTTTTCAAAGGTGTCCCCTCATCTGTACCCCTGGACTTAGCAGCGTTAAGAGGGCTCTTGGCTCATGGGTGTTTCCTTTCTGGGCTGGTGAGCAGGTCCAGGGGGCATTCGGCGCAGGCTCCTCCCTAACTCCATCCAGCAGCGATGCTCCCAGCAGGCTCCAGAGGGCGCTGTCCTCCCAGGAAGGTGTGGGGCAGGAGAGGGCAGCAGGTGGCCTGAGGATCTTCTCCCCACAGACTGCTGTTGTTTattacacacaggaaaaaaaccacaaacttAAAAATGCTAACAAGAGAAGCCGAGGAGCTGAGGAACACTGCTGTCGTCTCTGCATGAGTCCGTCTTCCCTGATGCGCCGTGGCTCAGGGGCAACTGGCTCCTTGCTCCAGACCCCGACCAGGCCGGACCAACTTCTGCTCGGcagctttattttactttatttttctcttacttgtcaggattttgttgtttttttgtgatgttttttttctgaatttttaaaaaacttaggaCGTGGGGCTGccacagggaagagggaagggctgTAGCTCCGCAATGCTACATACGGGAGGGTGGACTGGCCAGTTCATAAAAGAGCAAATAGGCGTCGCTGGTGCGCACTTGGCTGGAGGACATGGGTGTGACACTGTGGAGAGACCAGGTAAAAGTCAGAGCCTGTCAACGAAGGCCACAGGGACACAGAGCCCAGTGTCGCCAGCTTCTCTATGCCAACGTAAGCTCTGCCTCTGTCCTTTCAGGTTTTTTTgtcaagatttttattatttttaaatatgtgtatgcatgtggtatgtatgtgggtACTTGcactgagtgcaggtgcccatggtgGCAATGGCAATGAACTCCTCCTCAGCTATAgctgtaagtgctcttaaccactgagctatttcttcagCTCCAccctctttttttgagacagggtctcatataacccaggctgacttcaagcttgttatgcagctgaggatgactttgatcCTCTTGTTCACCTCTCAGACGCTTGGctacagttgtaagccaccatgcccaTTTTTGACAGCCCAGAAAGGGCAGCGCAGACTTGTGTGTATGATGTTTGGCCTCGACTTTCTGTCTGTTCAAGACGGAAGCCGTATGAGGTGGTCTGCTGTCTAGGAGCCCTGTCTGAAGCCCAGCTCTCACCTGGAGTCATTGAAAGTGTGCCATTCGCCCGTTCCTGGACTTCGGCAGTAGGCTGTATAATGGCCTCCCATGGTGGTTCCGGAGTGATTGGACACAGCATAAAGGTTGTAAACAGCGTGGTCTGAGGAGGAGACACAGGTGTTGAGCTCGGGAGGCATTCCTGCCCCAGgccttcccttcctctcatttccctatttttttttttttttgtcccttaAAGAAACTATAGCTTCTACTTAAAAAGTTGAAAGTTAATTTTAGttactcattgtgtgtgtgtgtgtggggggggggggtcagagagAAAACCTGAAGGAGCCAATAGTCATCTCTCCTGGGTGAGTTCTGGGGACCGCTCTCAGGtcagcacctttatctgctgaccTTTCTCAAGGGCTCCTTACTTCCCAGTTTTTCAGTTTTTCCCCTCACCAGCTTTCCCCTCTGGCATCTTcggacttcctcctgatgaagtATACTCACTGGTGTTTTCTGAAGCAAATTCTCTCAAGTCCAGGTCTCTTAGAGGAAAATTCACAAATGTTGTGAGCTTGCTGGTTCGTATCCTGGATTCCGAGAATCGCTTCAGGTCTGTGATTGTTGCGAGTCAAGGACAAAAAGCCGGAAGAGAGTCCTTGGTGAAGGCTCTTCTCGGGAGCAGGAAGGCAGACAAAGAAGCCTATGCTGTTTTCCctactctgctcccctcccctttggTCCCTCCTCATTAGTCACACCAAAGAGTCAGGTCCCACCCTGGGGCAAGGATACGGAGCACCAAGATCTTTGGGAACCTCTGCACAGAGAACTTCTTTATACATCGTTTTCTGGCTCGGCAGCGGCAGCATGTCTGAAAGACAAGATGAAAGGGGCTAGACCCgggtgacccctccccagcaAGGCACTGGGGATGGCTTCTCTGTCACTGAGGAGCTGACTTACTGGCTTTTCGTCCCCATCCAGCACATCCTCTTTGGTGAAGAGCCTCATGCAATCCATTAATGTCACCTCAGGATAACCTCTCTGGAGAGAAAAAAAGTCCAGGTCAGCTGCGCACAGCCTTGTAAAGCCCGAGGGAAGCTGGTGCTGGACTCCAGTGGGGCATACCTATACCTTTACCTTTGCAATGGGCAACGAGAGGTCCCAGAAGGGATCGAAGACTGTGGAGCAGTAGCCGCAGTCAGTGCACGTCAGGGAGCTCTTCAGCTGCCCAACAAAGAGATCTGGGGAGAGAAAGCCAGGGCGTGCTCAACATACTGAGGgcttgtcttccttttctctctgctcatgcCTTAGTTTTAAGAGCCACAGGCAGAAGCAGGGTTCCCTGGGAAGACAATCCTCGGAGCCTCTTAAGCAAAAGTAGGGAATGGGAGATACAggtattttcttatttgtgtaCTTACCCCCAATCCGACTGTCTTCCCTCTCTAGATACTTCCTCCACATCTGCCGCCCCTTTTCGTCATCCCTGGGAACCACAGACAGGAAGACAGCTGTGCCAGACCCCGGTAGGCGAGGGTCTATCAGCTAGACtctttatgtgtttatatgtatttccTTTGTGGTGCTtctttatgtgtttatatgtatttccTTTGTGGTGCTtctttatgtgtttatatgtatttccTTTGTGGTGCTAGGCAGGGAATCCTAGACCTTGCTTGTGTTCTTCACACAACCCACTGAGCTGTACCTCTCAAGCCAaggtttttcttgagacaggattagcccaggctggtctcaaattcataatccttcctacctcagccttttGAAATctaggattacaggagtgtaccccatgcctggcttcaaactTCTAATCTTTAATGTAActtagtggcagagtgcttgcccatCACGTCCAAGGCCCTAGGTCCAAtccccagtaacacacacacacactaccatcaccaaaataaaaaagctcATGTTTAAAGCAGTAATGAAGCAAATTTGATTCTCCCCAGATCACTACTCTCAAAGAAGTAGGCACAAATTCCAAGTTCACAAAGACTTCCCCTCCAGCGGCGTTCTCCTCTTACTTACGGGAGGTGATCAAGGTTCTCAGGGCTGGGCTTGGGCCTCACTGTCACCCGGTTCACCTCATTGTGGAGCCCATCCAGGAGGAAGCGAAGGAACTCCTGAGCATCCTGCTGACTGAACCCAGAGAAAGTGAGTGAGCAGCGCCCTGCTTGCGCTACCAGCCCCCGGGGGAGGACATGCATCCAAGGCCCTTACTTATAGCCGACAAAGCGTGGTGCGTATCTCTGAATCTGGGTCTTGAACTCAGACGGGCTCACCACATCATTGGGGGATGACGTCCATATGGTCTGGATTAGTTTTGCAAACTCTGTTAGAAGGCGTGATCAGAGAGGGGGTGGAGGAGGTGagatattttctgtttaaaaaagtGATTGtattttaaactgtgtgtgtgtgtggggggggttgatGTATGCAAGCTTGTGAGTACCCAAGGATTCcagaagtggatgctgggaaccctggaactagagttacaggttgttgtAAACTGCCTGACAAGGGCtctgagaaccaaactctggtcctccttAGGAGCAGTaaacattcttaaccactgagccacttctctagGCCCAGGTGAGATCATATATACGaatgactatatatatatctatctatatgtatatatataaccttgagctgggtgtggtagcacacacctgtgatcccaagtTAAGGTAggaagaagatcaggagttcaaggccagtttgggctacctgagaccctgtctcaaaaatataagacTACCATCCAAGCAAACCATGGATCAACCAACCAATGAACAAACAAGATAggaccctgaaactggagtcaggcatggtataatcccaacacttggggagctgaagcaggagaatcatgagaaTCATGAGCTTGGGTCCAGCCAGTGTTACACAGTAAGGCCGTGTCTCAAACAACAGATCCTGGAACGCATCCCAACGAACaacaggcaaagaaagaaaaatagaggggTGGAGTGTATCCAAAACACAACCATCAGTCCAGCCTGGTAGAACAGAGCTGGGAAAGAAGCAGGGCCACACCCACATGGGGCTCCTCACCTTCCATGAGGGCTGTGTGTGCGCTGCTGGTGTGGCCGAGGTCCCGCATGTATAGCCTTTGAAGGCAGTAATCTCTCAACTCTCGGGTGTTGCTCAGGCACTGAAGAATTGAGTTCATGAAGCACTAAAAGAGATGATCTGGGCAATTAGTGGGTGTGCACAGCTCTAAGCTTCCCACAAGCCATGGATTCCCAGTCAACGGCACTGTTGGGATGTGGTAGCAACTTGAAGCAATGGGGCCCAGTGGGAGGCCTTTAGGTATTGGGGGCCTTGCCCCTGAAGGACACCAatctcttccctctctgtcttttgCATTCTGGTCATGAGGTGAATGGT
Proteins encoded in this region:
- the Usp2 gene encoding ubiquitin carboxyl-terminal hydrolase 2 isoform X1: MSQLSSTLKRYTESSRYTDAPYAKSGYSTYTPSSYGANLAASFLEKEKLGFKPVSPTSFLPRPRTYGPSSILDYDRGRPLLRPDFIGGSKRAESQTRGNERPSGNGLNGGSGFTYGVTSNSLSYLPMSARDQGVTLSQKKSNSHSDLARDFSSLRTSDSYRTSDGYRIDPGNLGRSPMLARTRKELCALQGLYQAASRNEYLTDYLENYGRKGSAPQVLTQAPPSRVPEVLSPTYRPSSRYTLWEKGKGQVSGPSRSNSPGQDTMNSKSAQGLAGLRNLGNTCFMNSILQCLSNTRELRDYCLQRLYMRDLGHTSSAHTALMEEFAKLIQTIWTSSPNDVVSPSEFKTQIQRYAPRFVGYNQQDAQEFLRFLLDGLHNEVNRVTVRPKPSPENLDHLPDDEKGRQMWRKYLEREDSRIGDLFVGQLKSSLTCTDCGYCSTVFDPFWDLSLPIAKRGYPEVTLMDCMRLFTKEDVLDGDEKPTCCRCRARKRCIKKFSVQRFPKILVLHLKRFSESRIRTSKLTTFVNFPLRDLDLREFASENTNHAVYNLYAVSNHSGTTMGGHYTAYCRSPGTGEWHTFNDSSVTPMSSSQVRTSDAYLLFYELASPPSRM
- the Usp2 gene encoding ubiquitin carboxyl-terminal hydrolase 2 isoform X2, which codes for MRTSYTVTLPEEPPAAPFPALAKELRPRSPLSPSLLLSTFVGLLLNKAKNSKSAQGLAGLRNLGNTCFMNSILQCLSNTRELRDYCLQRLYMRDLGHTSSAHTALMEEFAKLIQTIWTSSPNDVVSPSEFKTQIQRYAPRFVGYNQQDAQEFLRFLLDGLHNEVNRVTVRPKPSPENLDHLPDDEKGRQMWRKYLEREDSRIGDLFVGQLKSSLTCTDCGYCSTVFDPFWDLSLPIAKRGYPEVTLMDCMRLFTKEDVLDGDEKPTCCRCRARKRCIKKFSVQRFPKILVLHLKRFSESRIRTSKLTTFVNFPLRDLDLREFASENTNHAVYNLYAVSNHSGTTMGGHYTAYCRSPGTGEWHTFNDSSVTPMSSSQVRTSDAYLLFYELASPPSRM